A genomic region of Amphiura filiformis chromosome 6, Afil_fr2py, whole genome shotgun sequence contains the following coding sequences:
- the LOC140155430 gene encoding uncharacterized protein translates to MWHKRSSASSLNYYKQANYRHIIRMEPGTDVDEESLNMPQSLEDQSSPEIPVIRQKRPILDDEHHLEIPQKDDLRRTKSLEDHRKQQPGNGRTFLAPKFQSQLSLDAHLQKRMKDLNKSKWSRHPFASSSKKPSSFDEGSGSTSLSDRLRQKDRGHVDKSRLTVEGGHRRRGMETGQTTPTEEEEEDRDDWEPFSPAVACKWKTFSNEELWDPMELGRMWKAILPDQEQWKPFLEDDEEEEEDHGDQKAQWRPFPVDDEEWEPFSRRRQAKTPPEQSPDVQSVQSEYDGDQTYSGDTVKGEEPSCASQQPEHESDTEQCQQHGSAEGLVTKEDEAVSASGESHQADGQEEKPLTCAEQMEPFPEHLIHPQPSNLDSGVGEQTSPTDQIHSLRSDRGSSSDRESTQRSDTSSAGDTLKSDLSSFLEDAEEELSCLICFELHMDPHTPKNLDCGHVCCAICLQDLLGKDPNVHCPACRHVTTVPDSQVTSMKTNHRLRNLAEIYHKHSQKEVAPEQDMSQCSEHGDRLRYYCHTCNTVTCGTCVCDKHNKSEHDIKDLQDVYDEQKSEMNVVMEMTNKRSQENVDRLGNLQAAVQGFHNLLALEEETIDRETQQMIAKIQQAAEAKKTVIRKGRQAQLEAMDSQKRKLEIQQGEIQKAIARAKYELEKCKDWDYVMKHHELVAGITALLEQVHPKDFDLC, encoded by the coding sequence ATGTGGCACAAACGCAGCAGTGCATCATCGCTAAATTATTATAAACAGGCAAACTATAGACATATAATAAGGATGGAGCCAGGTACAGACGTTGATGAAGAGTCCTTAAATATGCCACAGTCCCTGGAGGATCAAAGTAGTCCAGAAATCCCGGTAATAAGACAGAAGAGGCCCATCTTGGATGATGAGCACCATCTGGAAATACCACAAAAAGATGACCTAAGACGAACGAAAAGTCTAGAAGATCATCGTAAACAACAGCCTGGAAATGGACGGACATTTCTTGCCCCCAAGTTTCAATCTCAGCTCTCGCTGGATGCTCACTTGCAAAAGAGAATGAAAGATTTAAACAAAAGCAAGTGGAGTAGGCACCCTTTTGCTTCTTCCTCAAAGAAACCATCAAGTTTTGATGAAGGAAGTGGTTCAACATCATTATCTGATAGACTCCGACAAAAAGACAGAGGTCATGTTGATAAGTCAAGACTCACAGTTGAAGGAGGTCACAGGCGACGAGGAATGGAGACTGGGCAAACGACTCCTactgaagaagaggaggaggatcgTGATGATTGGGAACCCTTTTCACCTGCAGTGGCATGTAAATGGAAAACATTCTCCAATGAAGAATTATGGGATCCAATGGAGCTTGGAAGAATGTGGAAGGCCATACTTCCAGATCAAGAACAATGGAAGCCATTCCTGGAGGATGatgaagaagaggaggaagatcACGGTGATCAGAAGGCACAATGGCGTCCATTCCCAGTTGATGATGAGGAATGGGAACCATTTTCAAGACGAAGGCAAGCTAAGACTCCACCAGAGCAATCTCCTGATGTACAGTCAGTGCAATCTGAGTATGATGGTGATCAAACTTATTCTGGTGACACTGTCAAGGGAGAAGAACCATCTTGTGCATCACAACAACCCGAGCATGAATCTGATACAGAGCAATGCCAGCAACACGGCTCGGCTGAAGGACTGGTAACAAAAGAGGATGAAGCAGTTTCAGCATCAGGGGAATCTCACCAAGCAGATGGTCAAGAAGAGAAGCCCCTAACTTGTGCTGAACAAATGGAACCCTTTCCTGAACACTTGATTCATCCTCAGCCATCTAATTTAGACTCCGGCGTAGGGGAACAAACCTCCCCAACTGATCAAATACACTCACTTAGATCTGATCGTGGTAGTAGCTCAGACAGAGAGTCTACACAAAGATCGGACACATCCTCGGCTGGGGATACTTTGAAAAGTGACCTATCGTCATTTCTAGAAGATGCAGAAGAAGAGTTAAGTTGCCTGATTTGCTTTGAACTCCACATGGATCCACACACCCCTAAGAATTTGGACTGTGGACATGTGTGTTGCGCGATATGTCTTCAAGACTTGTTGGGCAAGGACCCTAATGTACATTGTCCTGCATGCCGTCATGTGACAACAGTACCCGATTCACAAGTGACGAGCATGAAAACCAACCACCGATTGAGAAATCTTGCAGAGATATACCACAAACACAGTCAGAAGGAGGTTGCACCTGAACAAGATATGAGTCAATGTTCTGAACATGGCGATAGGTTACGCTATTACTGCCACACCTGTAACACAGTGACTTGTGGAACATGCGTTTGCGATAAGCACAACAAGTCAGAACACGACATCAAAGATCTCCAAGATGTCTACGATGAGCAGAAGAGCGAGATGAATGTTGTTATGGAGATGACGAACAAAAGATCTCAAGAAAATGTAGACAGGTTAGGTAATCTCCAAGCAGCTGTGCAAGGTTTTCATAATCTATTGGCATTGGAAGAGGAGACCATCGACAGAGAAACGCAACAGATGATAGCCAAGATTCAGCAAGCTGCTGAAGCAAAGAAAACAGTGATCAGGAAGGGTAGACAGGCTCAGTTGGAAGCAATGGACAGTCAAAAACGTAAATTGGAAATCCAGCAAGGAGAGATTCAGAAAGCTATCGCTAGAGCTAAATATGAATTGGAGAAATGTAAAGATTGGGATTATGTTATGAAGCACCATGAGTTGGTTGCAGGCATTACAGCACTACTGGAACAGGTGCACCCCAAAGATTTTGACCTATGCTAA